CACTAAAACGCGTTGAGGCATTAACATAAACACAAGAAGAATTAATACTTCTTTGAAAAATAGCAATATTTTTCGTGTCATTTGAAAGTATAGCCTCGGAGTGATTTGAGCTAAATTTTTGTATATGCTCTATAGCCTCATTTAAATTTTTAACGATTTTAATGCTGATTTTATAATCAAGCCACTCAGTAGCATAATCTTGCTCATTTGCCAAAAAGCAAGTTAAATTTGTATCTTGTAAAAATTTTAAACTTTTCTCACAAGCATGAATTTCTAGCTGAAATTTTTCAAATTCCTTAGCCAAATTTTGCAGTAAATCCTTGGCTATATTCTCATGAATAAGCAAACTTTCTAAAGCGTTACAAACACTTACCCTTTGGCATTTTGCATTCAAAATTATATCTTTAGCCTTGTTTAAATTTGCACTTTCATCTACAAAAATATGACACAAACCCTTATCATGCTTAATCACTGGAATTTTAGTGTTTTTGGCAATATTTTGTATCATTTTAGTGCTTCCTCTAGGAACAATAAGATCAATTAAATCATCAAATTCCAAAAGCTCATTAATCTCTTCTTTTTCACTGACCATTAAAAAACAATCCTTAAGATCATAAATAGCAAGCACCTCTTGCAAAGCTTTAAAAATACTAAAATTTGTATATTTAGCCTCACTACCACCCTTTAAAATTCCAGCATTTGAGCTTTTTAGCAATAAGGCCAACAACTCAGCACTAATAGCCGGCCTTGCTTCATAAATGACGCAAATAATACCAATAGGAATGCTTACTTTTTCTATCTTAAGTCCGCTATCATTAACCCAGCCCTGTAAAACTTTTCCTATAGGATCTGGTAAAAGGGCTATTTTTTCCAAAGCTTCGCAAAGCGAATTAAGCCTTGAAGTGTCAAGTTTTAATCTATCCTTCAAAGCCTCGTTTTTAGTAAAATTTTTCAAATCTTTTTCGTTAGCCTTTAAAATTTCATCAAAATATTTTCTTAAATTTAGTGCACATTGCAAGATGATTTCTTTTTTATCTTGAGGTTTTAAATTTAAAAGTTTTTGGGAGTTTTTATTAATATTTTCAATTAAATGTCGCATTTTAATCCTTTGTTTATAAAAAACTTGTTAAATTCTATACAAAAAATTATTAAAGAAAGGTATAAATGAAACATTTTGATATTATCATCGTTGGTGCTGGACCTGCGGGAATTGGTTGTGCCGTAGAAGCTAAACTTGCCAATAAAGAAGTTTTGTTGTTAGAAAAAACAAATTCAATTTGTCAAACTTTAGTGCAATATTACAAAGAAGGCAAAAGAGTTGATAAAGCTTATAAGGGTTGCGAGGGGACTAATTATGGTCATATTCCTTTTGAAGATGGAACAAAAGAAAGTACGATAGAAACTTTTGAAAAAGCTTTAAAAGAGCATAATATCGGTGTTGAATTTGGTAGCGAAGTAGAAAGCATTAAACAAGAAAGCGATCATTTTATTGTTAATACTTCCAAAGAAAGCTATACTTGTAAAAATATCATTGTAGCTATAGGTAGAATGGGAAAACCTAATAAGCCTGATTATAAACTTCCTTTAACGCTGACTAAAATCATTAATTTCAACGCCAACTCAGTCTTAGGTCAAGAAAAAATCATCGTTGTGGGTGGCGGAAATTCAGCAGCTGAGTATGCTGTAGATCTTGCAAAAAATAATGAAATAACACTTTGTTACAGAAAAGATAAATTCACAAGATTAAACGATATCAATCTTAACGATGTTGAAAATGGTGCTAAAAATGGAGATTTTAAACTAAAACTTGGCATTGATATCACAAGTGTTGAGGATGAAAATAGTAAAGCTAAACTTCATTTTAGCGATGGAAGTAGCGAAATTTATGATAGAGTTATTTACGCTATTGGAGGTTCAACTCCTCTTGATTTCTTGCAAAAATGCGGTATAGAAGTTGATGAAAAAGGTGTTCCTGTTTTTGATGAGCACAAACAAAGCAATGTCAGCAGGATTTTTGTTGCTGGGGATATTGCTACAAAAAATGGCGCTAGTATTGTTACAGGTTTAAATGACGCTGTGGCCATAATGAAATATATTAATTCTTAAAAACAACAAATCCCTAAGCAATTCACTTCTTAGGGATTAATTAAATTTATCCTTTAACCTTAAAACTCACAAGGAAAAAAATGCATTTAGAACAAATTTTAGAAAAAACAAAAAATATAAGAATCGTTGCAGCAAGTAAATATGTCAATGCGGATAAAATCAAAGAATTAAACGCAAAAGGCTTGATGGAATTTGGAGAAAATCAAGTTCAAGCCTTGACTCAAAAAAAAGAAATCTTAGATCAAGAAAATTTAAATATCAAATGGCATTTTATCGGAACTTTACAAAGCAATAAAATCAATCTCTTAATCAAACAGCGTCCCATTTTATGGCAGTCTTGCAATGGATTAAAAATCGCTTTGGCTATGGATAAAAGACTAGATTATAAACTTGATACTTTGCTTGAAATTAATGCTGCTAATGAAGAAAGTAAAAGCGGCATTGATGTCTCGCGTGCTATTGATGAATATTTACAAATTCAAAATTCATGCAAAAATCTAAATCTATGTGGAATTATGAGTATAGGCTCACACAGCGATGATGAGAAAGAAATCATCAAAAGCTTTGAAAAAACTTATCAAATTTATGAAAAACTACAAAAATACGGTGCGAAAATTTGCTCTATGGGAATGAGTTCAGACTTTGAACTTGCTATAAAATGTGGATCTAATATGGTGCGTTTAGGGAGTATATTATTTAAAAATTAAGCCCAAAAAACGGGCTTTTTAAAAATCCAATAAATTAGCAATTTTGCTTTGAAGTTGCATATTTGATTGAGCTAAGATAAAACTTGCTGCATTTTCTTTTAAATAGTTTGAATTTAAATCATTCATATTTTTTGCCATGTCGTTATTTAGCAAGTTATTTTCAGCTGCTTTGGTATTGATACTATTTTGCACGCTAGAATTAATGTTGGATGTTAGCACATTAATACCCCCACCAATCTCTCCTCTTAAAGCATTAACTTGATCTATAAATTGCGTAATGCTTTCTTGATTATTTATATCAAGTCCATCTGCAGACAAAGGATTTAGATTTGTCGTTTGAGTTCCACTTCCTACAACGAAATTCATAGTCTGAAACACATTTTTTCCATTATAAGTTGCATTGTTAAAAGCATCATTAATAGACTCTTGAAGTCTTGTAGCTTCACTTTGTATCATACTTTTTTGATTATCATTTAAGGCTGCGTTATTCATTTTTACCGAAAGTTCATTTAGCCTATTGGCACTTTGGGAAATATTTGACAAACTTGCATCAGCAATTTGTAAAACACCGATTGCATCATAGGCATTTGCTACGCCTTGATCAATGGTGCTAGCTTGAGATCTTAAAAAATCTGCAATGCCTAAATTCGCACTATCAACACCGCTAATAGCGCGCATAGCAGAAATATTTTCTAAAGCTTTTTCGCTAGACTTTTGTGCATTATTTAAATAATAATTTTGCTGCATTGCTGTAGAGTTGTTAATTTTCATAATTTCCTCCTTTAATCTGATTGCTTCATAAATTTTATATTTTTTTAGCTGTTTTAAAACTTAAGAAAAATAAAAACGCTTGAGCCACAACCATGATTTTTATCACTACTTCGCTTGCCGAGTGAATACCTGCAAACTCGGCATTTTGTGTTGCAACTTCACCTAATTCCTGAGCTTTGACAATATAATCTGTAAAATAAAATACAAAAACCGCACTTAAAACCAAAATAATTAAGGCAAGTAAAATCTTTGAAATTCTCACACTAAAAGAACAAAGCTCTTTTGAAAATAAGGCAAAAATAGTATTAATCACACTCACGCCCAGCAAAATATAACCAAATTTAATAAAAATTTGTGTCATTAAAATACCGCTTTGAAACTGAGTTAAAACTCCTTCTCCCAAAAATTCTTGCGGATAAAAAATTACAGGTGCAACCATAATACCAACACAAAGTTCTATACCTATCATCATCGCTAATAATAATAAATTCACAGCTTTCATGATTTATTTCCTTTTTTATTTTAATTTTGGCAAAAAATTATAGCTAAAAAAGATAAAAAATATTTTTTAAAATAAAATTAAGTTTTATTATATTAGTATAACCAAATCAATAAATTGTTAAAGGAGTTTTTATGCTGATGCGTCATTTATATTTTATCACATAAATATCAAAAACAAAGGAGAAAACACAATGAACTTAAATCAACAAAAAACACAATCTTACAAAAATCAAAACATAAACATTCCATTCATTTCTTCTATTATGTGCCTAATGTGCATGTAATTTCTACTTTTTTATTTTTAAATCACATTGCTATTGTTGTAAAAATTTAGTCTCTGATTAAACTTAATCTCAGTCTAATTTTTATTTTTGTTTAATTTTTATTTAATTAAAAGGATTTTATTATGAAAAATTCAGTTATTGGATATCCAAGAATAGGTGCTTTTCGAGAATTAAAATTTGAAGTTGAAAAGTATTTTTTAAAACAAAGCTCACAAGAAGAGCTTATCGCTTTAAGCAAGGATTTAAAAGAAAAACATTGGCAAGATCTAAAATCGGCAAATATTGATTTTATACCTTGTAATGATTTTTCTTTTTATGACAACACACTCGATACTGCCGTGCTGTTTAATGTAGTTGCTCAACGATATAAGGCCTTAAAACTAAATCATTTAGATGAATATTTCGCGCAAGCTAGAGGCTATCAAGGAAAATTTGGCGATGAGAAAGCTTTGGCAATGAAAAAATGGTTTAACACAAATTACCATTACATCGAGCCAGAATGTGATGATGCAGAAGTTATTGATTTAGTTGGAGATAAAATTTTTAAGGATTTCATCGAAGCAAAAAATTTAAATATCAACCCAAAACCCGTAATTCATGGAATTTTTACTTTCTTTAAACTCATTCGTTTTAAAGATGAAGATACCAAACAAAAAGCTAAAGAAAAGCTACTTCAAGCTTACATAAAACTTTTAAATCGCTTCAATGATTTAGAGGCTACTTGGCTTAGTTTTGATGAACCTTGTTTGGTATTTGATTTAAACAAGCAAGAATTAAAACTTTTTAATGATTTTTATCAAGAATTACTCAAACATAAAGGTGGGATTAAAATTCTTATTCAAAGTTATTTTGGTGATATAAGAGATGCTTATGAAAGTGTTTTAAAGCTTGATATTGATGGTTTGGGGCTTGATTTTATCGAAGGAGATTATAATATAAATTTGCTAGAAAATTTTGGTTTTCATAGGAACAAAATTCTTTTTGCAGGAATTATTAATGGTCGCAATATTTATAAAAATAATTATAAAAAAACCATTGATTTAATCCATAAAATCAAAAATTATGCTCCAAATATAGTCCTTAGTACAAGTTGTTCGCTTTTGCATGTCCCTTATAGTATACAAAATGAAAACAAACTGGATGAAAAATATCTCAATCATTTTGCTTTTGCTAAGGAAAAATTGCAAGAATTAAATGAACTGAAAATATTATTAACTTCTAAAGATTTCAATAAAGAAAAATTTTTCATTCAAAATCAAATTTTACTTGCTAATAGCTTAAATAAAAACAATCTCAAAGTTCAAGAAAGCATTAAAACTCTAAGCAAAGAAAAATGTATCAGAGAACCTGAATTTAAAGAAAGAAAAATTCTGCAGCAAAGTATATTAAAACTTCCTATACTTCCAACAACCACCATAGGTTCTTTTCCACAAACCAAGGAAGTGCGTTCTAATCGTCTTGCTTTTAAACAAAATAAAATAAATATTGATACTTATACAAGTTTTAATCGAAACAAAATTAAAGAATGTATTAAAATTCAAGAAGAAATAGGACTTGATGTTTTGGTGCATGGAGAATTTGAACGCAATGATATGGTGGAATATTTTGGTGAGAATTTAGAAGGCTTTTTATTCACTCAAAATGCTTGGGTACAAAGTTATGGCACAAGGTGTGTAAAACCTCCTATTATTTGGGGTGATGTGAGTCGCAAAAAAACCATTACTGTAGAATATGCCAAATTCGCTCAAAGTCAAAGCCAAAAAATCGTCAAAGGAATGCTAACAGGACCAGTAACTATACTAAATTGGTCTTTTCCAAGAGAAGATATTAGTCTAAGAGAAAGTGCTTTGCAAATCGCATTAGCTATACAAGAAGAGGTTTTGGATCTTGAAAATGCAGGTATTAAAATCATACAAATTGATGAAGCGGCTTTAAGAGAAAAATTGCCTCTAAGAAAAAGTAAATGGCACACTTACTTAGAATGGGCAATTTTAGCTTTTAATGTGACTCATTATAAAGTAAAAGCCCAAACTCAAATTCATACACATATGTGTTATAGTGAATTTAGCGATATTATTAAAGAAATTAATGCAATGGATGCGGATGTGATTTCTTTCGAGGCCTCAAGATCAAATCTTGACTTGCTAAATGCACTAAAAGCAGTGAATTTCAAAACCGACATTGGACCTGGGGTTTATGATATCCATAGTCCAAGAATTCCAAGTATTGATGAATTAAAAAATGTGATAAAAAAAATCTTAAATAAATTTGAGAAAGAAAAAATTTGGATCAATCCTGATTGTGGTTTAAAAACAAGAAATTATGAAGAAGTAGTCGCTAGTCTTAAAAATTTAGTTCAAGCAAGTCTTGAGCTTAGAAAGGAGTTGCAAAATGAATAAAAACACTAGTTTTTCTTTCGAACTTTTCCCGCCAAGAGTCAATGAAGAACTTCGCAATATCGATGAAATTTTAGAAAATCTCAAGGACTTAAACGCTGATTTTATCAGCGTTACCTTCGGAGCGGGAGGAAGTAAAAAATCAAATTTTACTTTGGATATAGCACAGCTAATAGAACAAAAATATCAAACCAAAAGCATAGTGCATCTTCCATGTATCCATTTTAGCAAAGAGGAAATTGCTAAATTTTTAACCCATTGCAAGGATAGGAATTTAAAAAATATTCTCGCACTAAGGGGTGACATGAGTAAAGATTTAAAAGCGAGTAAAGATTTTTCTTACGCTAGCGATTTGGTCGAATTCATTAAACAAAATGGAGATTTTAATATCTTTGGCGCTTGTTATCCAGAAACCCATAATGAATCTAAAAATTGCATTGAAGATATACATAATCTTAAAATAAAAGTTGATAAAGGTGCTGACAAGCTCATCACTCAACTATTTTTTGATAACAATGATTTTTATAATTTCAAACAAAACTGTGCATTATCTGGAATTAAAGCACCAATTTATGCAGGCATTATGCCAATTACCAATAAAAGGCAAATTCTAAAAATCACTCAACTTTGTGGAGCAAAACTGCCACCAAAATTCTTAAAAATTCTAGAAAAATACAAACACAACGACAAAGCTTTAGCAGATGCTGGGATTGCCTATGCAGTTGATCAAATTGTGGATTTAATTACAAACGGAGTAGATGGAATTCATCTTTACATCATGAATAAAGCCTATGTTGCCAGAAGGATTTATGAAGCAACATATTCTTTGTTCTATGATAAAATCGGTGCTTAGGAATTTAAAAATTCCAAAGCCATCATCGCATCACCTTGCATCAAAACCTTTAAATTCTCATCATCCCAACAAAAGGTAGAACTATGATGTAAGGTGGGATTTTTTAAGTCCTTTGAAATTCCTACAAAAACATAAGCTCCCATTCTTTCGCGCGTTAAAAAAGCAAAATCTTCAGCGCCCATATCAGGCTTAGCTGTGTTAATAATATTTTGCTCACCTAAAACTTTAGCAAAAGCTTTTCTGGCTATATTTGCAGCATTTTTATCATTAATTAAAGGCGGATATTCTCTTTTATAATCAAGTCTATATTCTCCACCAAATGCTAATGCAACAGCTTTGGCAATGTTTTCTATTGAGCTTTGCATTAATTTTTGATTTTCATCGCTTAAAAAACGCACCGTTCCTTGCAATATGGCATTTTGCGGTATCACATTAAAGGTTGTCCCTGCTTCAATTTTTCCTATAGTAACTACTCCTGCATCCACAGGTTTTAATTTCCTTGAAACAATGCATTGAACATCAGTGATGAATTTTGCCGCCATTACAATAGGATCAATAGTCGTATGCGGATGCGCTCCATGCCCACCATGACCGACAAATTCAAGCTCAAAAACATCAACCCCTGCCATCATCTCGCCATCTACAATTTGAGCAGTATTTTCAAGCAAAGGACCCCATAAATGACAACCAAAAACTGCATCTACGCAAGGATTTTTAAGTACCCCTGCTTCTATCATAGGCTTTGCACCCCCACTTCCTTCTTCAGCGGGTTGAAACATAAATTTAACACTTCCACTAAAATACTCTTTTAATTCATTTAATATCAAAGCAGCCCCCAAAAGTCCAGCCGTATGTCCATCATGCCCGCAAGCGTGCATTTTCCCATCGATTTTTGAAGCGTATGAAAGTCCGGTTTTTTCTTGCACAGGTAAAGCATCCATATCTGCTCTCAAAAGCACACATTTTGGCTTTTTATCACTTGTCTTTTTGCCTTCTATGATTGCTAAAATTCCAGTTTTTGCTATATTTCTTTGATATTTTATACCAAATTCATCTAAAATTTCACACACCAATTTTGCTGTATTTTCTTCTTCAAATTCAAGCTCAGGATACATATGAATTTGATGTCTTAGTTCTTTGATTTTAGGATAGTATTTTTGTGTTAAATCTTTAATTACTTGCTGCATTAGCATTTTGCTCCATTTTAATTTTCATTCTTTCAACCTCTTCCTTGCCATTTCTCACAATCTTTGGATCAAAAGCAAGTTTTTTAAAGCGCTTTTTATCTGGATAATCCACATGAGATAAAATGTATTTAAAAATATTAAGCCTTGCTTGTTTTTTATTATCCGTTGCAATGATAGTCCAAGGGCACAAAAGTGTATCTGAGGCAAGGAGCATAGTGTATTTTGCCTTTGTATATTCATCCCATAATTCTTGAGATTTTTTATCTACTGGCGAAAGCTTGTATTGTTTTAAAGGATCATTTTTTCTTGCCTCAAAACGCTTTTCTTGCTCAGCTTTGGAAATAGAAAAATAAAATTTGAAAAAAATAATTCCACTTTTTACTACCATTTCCTCAAACAAAGGCACTTCTTTTAAAAAACGCTCGTGCTCTTTTGGAGTGCAAAAACCCATCACAGGCTCTACTCCTGCACGGTTATACCACGATCTATCAAAAATCACTATCTCGCCAGCGCTTGGCAAATGTGCTACATAGCGTTGAAAATACCACTGTGTCCTTTCAACTTCACTAGGCTTTTCAAGTGCTACCACACGACACCCTCTTGGATTTAAATGCTCAACCAATCTTTTAATTGAACCACCTTTACCCGACGCATCGCGTCCTTCGACTATGATTAAAACCTTTAATCCTTCTTTTTTTACATAATTTTGAAATTTCAAAAGCTCAATTTGAAGCATTTGCAATTCTTTCTCGTATTCAATAAGACTTTTTTTAACCTTAATAT
This genomic interval from Campylobacter sp. CCS1377 contains the following:
- a CDS encoding NAD(P)-binding domain-containing protein; its protein translation is MKHFDIIIVGAGPAGIGCAVEAKLANKEVLLLEKTNSICQTLVQYYKEGKRVDKAYKGCEGTNYGHIPFEDGTKESTIETFEKALKEHNIGVEFGSEVESIKQESDHFIVNTSKESYTCKNIIVAIGRMGKPNKPDYKLPLTLTKIINFNANSVLGQEKIIVVGGGNSAAEYAVDLAKNNEITLCYRKDKFTRLNDINLNDVENGAKNGDFKLKLGIDITSVEDENSKAKLHFSDGSSEIYDRVIYAIGGSTPLDFLQKCGIEVDEKGVPVFDEHKQSNVSRIFVAGDIATKNGASIVTGLNDAVAIMKYINS
- a CDS encoding DUF4149 domain-containing protein, producing MKAVNLLLLAMMIGIELCVGIMVAPVIFYPQEFLGEGVLTQFQSGILMTQIFIKFGYILLGVSVINTIFALFSKELCSFSVRISKILLALIILVLSAVFVFYFTDYIVKAQELGEVATQNAEFAGIHSASEVVIKIMVVAQAFLFFLSFKTAKKI
- a CDS encoding glutamate-5-semialdehyde dehydrogenase, with amino-acid sequence MRHLIENINKNSQKLLNLKPQDKKEIILQCALNLRKYFDEILKANEKDLKNFTKNEALKDRLKLDTSRLNSLCEALEKIALLPDPIGKVLQGWVNDSGLKIEKVSIPIGIICVIYEARPAISAELLALLLKSSNAGILKGGSEAKYTNFSIFKALQEVLAIYDLKDCFLMVSEKEEINELLEFDDLIDLIVPRGSTKMIQNIAKNTKIPVIKHDKGLCHIFVDESANLNKAKDIILNAKCQRVSVCNALESLLIHENIAKDLLQNLAKEFEKFQLEIHACEKSLKFLQDTNLTCFLANEQDYATEWLDYKISIKIVKNLNEAIEHIQKFSSNHSEAILSNDTKNIAIFQRSINSSCVYVNASTRFSDGGEFGFGAEVGISTNKLHARGPMGVEELCTYKYLITGEGQVRK
- the metE gene encoding 5-methyltetrahydropteroyltriglutamate--homocysteine S-methyltransferase — its product is MKNSVIGYPRIGAFRELKFEVEKYFLKQSSQEELIALSKDLKEKHWQDLKSANIDFIPCNDFSFYDNTLDTAVLFNVVAQRYKALKLNHLDEYFAQARGYQGKFGDEKALAMKKWFNTNYHYIEPECDDAEVIDLVGDKIFKDFIEAKNLNINPKPVIHGIFTFFKLIRFKDEDTKQKAKEKLLQAYIKLLNRFNDLEATWLSFDEPCLVFDLNKQELKLFNDFYQELLKHKGGIKILIQSYFGDIRDAYESVLKLDIDGLGLDFIEGDYNINLLENFGFHRNKILFAGIINGRNIYKNNYKKTIDLIHKIKNYAPNIVLSTSCSLLHVPYSIQNENKLDEKYLNHFAFAKEKLQELNELKILLTSKDFNKEKFFIQNQILLANSLNKNNLKVQESIKTLSKEKCIREPEFKERKILQQSILKLPILPTTTIGSFPQTKEVRSNRLAFKQNKINIDTYTSFNRNKIKECIKIQEEIGLDVLVHGEFERNDMVEYFGENLEGFLFTQNAWVQSYGTRCVKPPIIWGDVSRKKTITVEYAKFAQSQSQKIVKGMLTGPVTILNWSFPREDISLRESALQIALAIQEEVLDLENAGIKIIQIDEAALREKLPLRKSKWHTYLEWAILAFNVTHYKVKAQTQIHTHMCYSEFSDIIKEINAMDADVISFEASRSNLDLLNALKAVNFKTDIGPGVYDIHSPRIPSIDELKNVIKKILNKFEKEKIWINPDCGLKTRNYEEVVASLKNLVQASLELRKELQNE
- the ppk2 gene encoding polyphosphate kinase 2; translation: MDAMTLEQVKEEKGCTYIKVKKSLIEYEKELQMLQIELLKFQNYVKKEGLKVLIIVEGRDASGKGGSIKRLVEHLNPRGCRVVALEKPSEVERTQWYFQRYVAHLPSAGEIVIFDRSWYNRAGVEPVMGFCTPKEHERFLKEVPLFEEMVVKSGIIFFKFYFSISKAEQEKRFEARKNDPLKQYKLSPVDKKSQELWDEYTKAKYTMLLASDTLLCPWTIIATDNKKQARLNIFKYILSHVDYPDKKRFKKLAFDPKIVRNGKEEVERMKIKMEQNANAASN
- the metF gene encoding methylenetetrahydrofolate reductase [NAD(P)H] codes for the protein MNKNTSFSFELFPPRVNEELRNIDEILENLKDLNADFISVTFGAGGSKKSNFTLDIAQLIEQKYQTKSIVHLPCIHFSKEEIAKFLTHCKDRNLKNILALRGDMSKDLKASKDFSYASDLVEFIKQNGDFNIFGACYPETHNESKNCIEDIHNLKIKVDKGADKLITQLFFDNNDFYNFKQNCALSGIKAPIYAGIMPITNKRQILKITQLCGAKLPPKFLKILEKYKHNDKALADAGIAYAVDQIVDLITNGVDGIHLYIMNKAYVARRIYEATYSLFYDKIGA
- a CDS encoding M20 family metallopeptidase → MQQVIKDLTQKYYPKIKELRHQIHMYPELEFEEENTAKLVCEILDEFGIKYQRNIAKTGILAIIEGKKTSDKKPKCVLLRADMDALPVQEKTGLSYASKIDGKMHACGHDGHTAGLLGAALILNELKEYFSGSVKFMFQPAEEGSGGAKPMIEAGVLKNPCVDAVFGCHLWGPLLENTAQIVDGEMMAGVDVFELEFVGHGGHGAHPHTTIDPIVMAAKFITDVQCIVSRKLKPVDAGVVTIGKIEAGTTFNVIPQNAILQGTVRFLSDENQKLMQSSIENIAKAVALAFGGEYRLDYKREYPPLINDKNAANIARKAFAKVLGEQNIINTAKPDMGAEDFAFLTRERMGAYVFVGISKDLKNPTLHHSSTFCWDDENLKVLMQGDAMMALEFLNS
- the flaC gene encoding flagellin C gives rise to the protein MKINNSTAMQQNYYLNNAQKSSEKALENISAMRAISGVDSANLGIADFLRSQASTIDQGVANAYDAIGVLQIADASLSNISQSANRLNELSVKMNNAALNDNQKSMIQSEATRLQESINDAFNNATYNGKNVFQTMNFVVGSGTQTTNLNPLSADGLDINNQESITQFIDQVNALRGEIGGGINVLTSNINSSVQNSINTKAAENNLLNNDMAKNMNDLNSNYLKENAASFILAQSNMQLQSKIANLLDF
- a CDS encoding YggS family pyridoxal phosphate-dependent enzyme, whose protein sequence is MHLEQILEKTKNIRIVAASKYVNADKIKELNAKGLMEFGENQVQALTQKKEILDQENLNIKWHFIGTLQSNKINLLIKQRPILWQSCNGLKIALAMDKRLDYKLDTLLEINAANEESKSGIDVSRAIDEYLQIQNSCKNLNLCGIMSIGSHSDDEKEIIKSFEKTYQIYEKLQKYGAKICSMGMSSDFELAIKCGSNMVRLGSILFKN